From Zingiber officinale cultivar Zhangliang chromosome 5B, Zo_v1.1, whole genome shotgun sequence, the proteins below share one genomic window:
- the LOC121983850 gene encoding uncharacterized protein LOC121983850, whose amino-acid sequence MASVSEENGSVLREGVASVRPPRLEDAGLEDCALPPESIMEAFARAAISARPDLVEESEDEGSHEALDSRSPAGVISFVEQTEQDPDGLTVPETVASSLGREERMTERKEEGDAVAEDAI is encoded by the coding sequence ATGGCGAGTGTGTCGGAGGAGAATGGCTCGGTGCTGCGCGAGGGGGTGGCGTCGGTTCGCCCACCGAGGCTGGAGGACGCCGGGCTCGAGGACTGCGCCCTCCCGCCGGAGTCCATTATGGAGGCTTTCGCCCGCGCCGCTATCTCCGCTCGTCCCGATTTGGTCGAAGAGAGCGAAGATGAGGGTTCGCACGAAGCCCTAGATTCGCGGTCGCCTGCAGGGGTGATCTCATTCGTCGAGCAGACGGAGCAGGATCCTGATGGGCTTACGGTCCCTGAAACAGTGGCTTCCAGTTTGGGAAGGGAGGAAAGGATGACAGAGCGTAAGGAAGAAGGGGACGCAGTAGCTGAAGACGCAATCTGA
- the LOC121983848 gene encoding uncharacterized protein LOC121983848: MALLPKFSSPPFPGLQKPSHRLPCSPPAAFTKLDLPPPSLSLDAVQEKKPLSLPHGPPFTATGGGSGGGSGNGHRSEFYLNVGLAVRTLRDDLPALFARDLNYDIYREDIVFIDPLNTFHGVENYRLIFWAVRFHGKILFKEIKLRIFRVWQPSENIILIRWELEGVPRVPWEARGTFQGTSWYKLDRNGKIYEHKVDNVALNFPQAPIKPVTMMDFVAAACPPSPNLTFSAGLPEDNFSWRYSSWSELYRAVRSTLELEGKFPEFVGIEGLVTCS, encoded by the exons ATGGCTTTGCTTCCTAAattctcctctcctcctttccCGGGCCTGCAAAAGCCTTCCCATAGGCTCCCCTGTTCGCCCCCCGCGGCGTTCACCAAGCTCGACCTCCCCCCTCCTTCCCTCAGCCTCGACGCCGTGCAGGAGAAGAAGCCGCTCTCGCTGCCCCACGGGCCCCCCTTCACCGCCACCGGCGGCGGGAGCGGCGGCGGCAGCGGAAACGGCCACAGGAGCGAGTTCTACCTCAACGTCGGCCTCGCCGTGAGGACTCTCCGCGATGACCTTCCCGCCCTCTTCGCCAGAGACCTCAACTACGACATCTATCG GGAAGACATCGTCTTCATCGATCCGCTTAATACCTTTCATGGCGTCGAGAACTACAGGCTCATTTTCTGGGCGGTGAGGTTTCACGGCAAAATTTTGTTTAAAGAGATCAAGCTCCGGATTTTCCGGGTATGGCAGCCGTCGGAAAACATAATCTTGATCCGGTGGGAGCTGGAGGGCGTGCCGAGGGTGCCGTGGGAGGCTCGGGGAACTTTCCAGGGGACGTCGTGGTACAAACTGGATAGGAACGGCAAGATCTACGAACACAAAGTCGATAACGTGGCTTTGAATTTTCCACAAGCGCCGATCAAGCCCGTCACCATGATGGATTTCGTGGCGGCTGCATGTCCTCCGAGTCCCAACTTGACGTTCTCTGCCGGTCTGCCGGAGGACAACTTCTCGTGGAGATACTCCTCCTGGTCGGAGCTCTACAGGGCAGTGAGGAGCACGCTTGAACTGGAAGGAAAATTTCCAGAGTTCGTAGGCATCGAAGGTCTGGTTACTTGTTCGTAG
- the LOC121983847 gene encoding protein RGF1 INDUCIBLE TRANSCRIPTION FACTOR 1-like codes for MGRGEYGSGGGGAAPAVVPGWLGRLVEESFFVSCGAHESRKKNEKNILCLDCCSSICPHCAPAHSHHPLLQVRRYVYNDVVRLDDLEKLIDCSFVQPYTINSAKVVFLKPRPQSRPFKGSGNICMSCDRILQEPFHFCSLSCKVEHVLSRGEDLSSILFRLHDSDLAFSRFENLRMDGSDLIEEVESRLAPDSILEDPTQYDGSSGSSADRAAGRGPRKKKTGGGFLVLSLSSRRKGAPHRSPLS; via the exons ATGGGGAGAGGGGAGTATGGCAGTGGAGGAGGAGGGGCGGCGCCGGCGGTGGTGCCGGGGTGGCTGGGGCGGCTGGTGGAGGAGAGCTTCTTCGTCAGCTGCGGGGCCCACGAGAGCCGCAAGAAGAACGAGAAGAACATCTTGTGCCTCGACTGCTGCTCCAGCATCTGCCCCCACTGCGCCCCTGCACACTCCCACCACCCTCTTCTCCAG GTGAGGCGTTATGTGTACAACGATGTGGTTCGACTGGACGACCTTGAGAAGCTCATAGACTGCTCTTTTGTCCAG CCCTACACCATCAACAGTGCCAAAGTAGTGTTCTTGAAGCCGAGGCCTCAGTCTCGTCCTTTCAAGGGCTCAGGAAACATTTGCATGAGCTGCGACAGGATCCTCCAGGAGCCTTTCCACTTCTGCTCCCTCTCCTGCAAG GTGGAGCACGTGCTGTCACGGGGGGAGGATTTGTCGAGCATACTGTTCCGGTTGCATGACTCCGACTTGGCCTTCTCCCGCTTTGAAAATCTCCGAATGGACGGGTCGGATCTGATCGAGGAAGTGGAGAGCCGACTGGCGCCCGATTCGATCCTGGAGGATCCGACGCAGTACGACGGCAGCTCCGGGTCGAGCGCCGACCGCGCCGCCGGCCGGGgcccgaggaagaagaagaccggCGGCGGGTTCCTAGTGCTGTCGCTGAGCAGCAGAAGGAAGGGCGCTCCCCACAGATCCCCCCTCTCCTGA